A genomic stretch from Longimicrobium sp. includes:
- a CDS encoding class I SAM-dependent methyltransferase, translating into MPDSLPSSLRREYDRAAAEYDRRWARYNRASLALLRPWIEGRKLGKVLDVGCGTGNLAHALAEWGASVDPYVGVDLSPGMLRKAAPKLGAGGWPGAAVAGSALALPIATASFDTALCASNLHYWPNAGAGFAEIRRVLRPGGRLLLVDWDRAPLRMRAFDLWMRRALRVEYQRMYSRQEIRVLLHDTGFRAAHEARGAAGMMWRLAAFEAEAV; encoded by the coding sequence ATGCCCGACTCTCTTCCCAGCTCTCTCCGCCGCGAGTACGACCGCGCCGCCGCGGAGTACGACCGCCGGTGGGCGCGCTACAATCGCGCGAGCCTGGCGTTGCTGCGCCCGTGGATCGAAGGACGGAAGCTCGGGAAGGTGCTGGACGTCGGATGTGGGACGGGGAACCTGGCGCACGCTCTCGCCGAGTGGGGGGCGTCGGTGGATCCGTACGTGGGGGTAGACCTGTCGCCCGGGATGCTGAGGAAGGCGGCGCCGAAGCTCGGGGCGGGCGGATGGCCCGGCGCCGCCGTCGCGGGAAGCGCGCTCGCCCTGCCGATCGCGACGGCGTCGTTCGACACCGCCCTGTGCGCGTCGAACCTGCACTACTGGCCCAATGCAGGTGCTGGCTTCGCTGAAATTCGGCGAGTGCTCAGGCCAGGCGGCCGCCTGTTGCTGGTAGACTGGGATCGCGCGCCGCTCCGGATGCGCGCCTTTGACCTGTGGATGCGCCGGGCTCTCCGCGTCGAGTACCAGCGCATGTACTCACGCCAGGAGATCCGCGTGCTACTGCACGACACCGGCTTCCGCGCGGCTCACGAAGCACGCGGCGCGGCGGGGATGATGTGGCGCCTCGCGGCGTTCGAGGCAGAGGCCGTGTAG